A region of the Bacteroidota bacterium genome:
CTGGTGTAAGATACGGTATAAGGTCCGCCGGGTGTTGATGCAGCCAAATTTATGGCGCCGGTTGTTCCATTAATGGAAAGGCCGGGATCCGCAGTAAATGAGCCACCCGGATTTAGCACATAATCGGGTGTAACTGTTCCGGTGGCACAATAGGTGTCTTTATCGTATGAAAAACTGGCATCGGTTAATGGTAAAATTTCGATAACCAAGGTGCTGTTATCGCTGCATAAACCGGCAGGAGTTGTATAAGTGATGGTATATAGACTTCCCGGAATACCTGTTGTTAAATCAATTAGACCTGTTGCAGGGTTTACAGATAATGTTGGCGGGCTAACCGTAAAGGTTCCCCCCGGAGTAGCAATTGTTGTAATAGCCGCTGTGCCATAATTACAGAATTCTGTAGCGCCATATGAAAATGCAGGGTCATCTAAAGGATCAATCGTAATGGTTTCAGTTGAACTATTTGAGCATGGCCCTGCCGAGGTGGTGTAGGTAATGGTATAAGTTGTTCCTACATCGCCGGTAGCCAGATTAACCATACCTGTTGCCGCATTGATACCCATAGTTGGAGGGGAAATTGTAAATGTACCTCCCGGTGTTGTTACAAAAGCCGGTGACATGGTTCCCGTAGGGCAATAACTAGGGGCGCTGTATCCAAACGCAGGGTCATCGAGCGGATCAATTAACACTGTTGTGGTGCCTGTTGAGTTACAAGGACCGGCAGGAGTTGTGTATGTGATGGTATATAATGTGCCAACAGCACCGGTTGTAAGGTCAATAACGCCTGTAGTGGGATTAACTGTTAAACCTGCAGGGGCAACCGAAAATGTTCCACCCGGGGTTCCGATTGTTACCGGAGTTGCTGTGCCTGTAGGGCAAAAGCTTGGTGCACTGTAAGCGATAGTAGGATCATCCATCGCATCGATGGTAATGTTAACTGAATAATCACTTATACAGATTACCCCAACAGTATAGGTAATGGTATATGTAGTTCCGATTGTGCCTGTACTCAAGTCGATTTCACCTGTAACAGGGTCAATTACCAAACCGGCAGGCGAAGCAGTAAAGTCACCACTTGCTGTGGCGATGTAAGTAGGTGTAGTAGTGCCACTCGGGCAATAACTTGCTGCATCATAGGTAATGGTAGCATCCGGGTCAGTAATAATTGTAAAGAAGTCGGTTGCAGATTCAGGGCAAAGTCCGCCAATACTGTAAGTAACTGAGTATGAGCCTGGTGTACTTGCTGCGAGGTCAATTTGACCGGTTGCCGGGTCAATAACCAAACCTGCCGGTACCGATGTAAAGGTTCCACCCGGGTCGCCTGTAATTACAGGTAAAGCTGTGCCGTATGTGCAATAAAAAGGGTCGTAAGAAAAGGAAGGGTCAGGATCAACAACAATAACGGTTACCTCTTCTTCATAATCTATACCTGAACAGCTTTCTAAAAATGCCGTGTAAGTAGTGGTTACGGTTGGGCTTACCGCAATTGAATCGCCGTATCCAACTATTGCGCCTGCTGCGTCGTACCAAATTATACCATTTGGCACAAACCTGGTGCTTTCATTTGAGGTAGTCCAGGCAGTTGAATTCCGGCCGGGAGCGGTAAATGCTGTTAAACCATCTAAACTATGCACACCCTGAGTGGCAGTTCCACCTGCCCAGGCCGGGCAGTTTGGCTTATTGGTCAGGTGATTTTCAATTATGTTGGTTGTTTCGTTGAGTACAATCTGAAATTTACCGAAAAGGCCTGTGCAGCTAAACATGGGCACATTATCATAACTCACTACAAATTTTCGGTTAGGGGCAGTTCCAATAGTTTGGTATTTGATACAAGAACCGACAGGAGTGCATAAGCCGGGATGCCAGTCCTGCCAAGGCCCCATAATACAATTTTTAGGCACATTAACACCTGTGCTTGGAATTGTAGCCGACGTGTAGGTTGTAGTAAGTGCTCCGGGGCCACCAAAACTTACCCATCCGTTTGAGCCTACATAACACTTCGTGTATTCGTTACCTAAAAAACAAAATGAAAATCCGAGGTCAATAGCCTGACTGTAGCTATCATCGGTTAATCCGCCACCGCCGGTTTTAGGAACCATTGTTCCATCGTAAAGCTCAGGTGCGTAAGGGTACGTTTCGAATGTATAACTTGAAGTACCATAAGAGGGCGCTGAAAACACCTCTAATATTGCGGTTCCGCCGGGACAAATAGAAGTATCTTCTGATGCAACTATTTGTGCCTGTGCCACTTGTAACACAAAAATGGTGGTAAGCAGGGCTGAAATTCTCCTCATTATGGCTGATAGGTGTGTTTATAAAAAGTGGTGCAAGTTAATCAAATTTAAAAAAAATCAAAGCAAAAGTTAACAGGAGAAATGCACCATGTAGGGAAAAGCCAAAAAACGGTGATGAAATGGCAGTTTTTTGCTCCCCAACCTGTCCCGATAGCTATCGAGAGTACCAGGTATCTACATTTTTTTGGAAAATATTATTGGAAATTATATAAAACACAAAAACCTACCAAATGGTAGGTTTTTGCTCCCCAACCTGGACTCGAACCAGGGACCTACTGATTAACAGTCAGTCGCTCTAACCAGCTGAGCTATTGAGGAATGTTTCTTTTGAAACGGGATGCAAATTTATTTTCTTAAATCCATAATGCAAAGAATTTTGACAAATTTAATTAAGCTAAATATTTCGTTTTCGCTTGAAACCCTTTGATAGATTGTGTTTTCGGCGTTAAATTAAAGTTGTGTAAATAAAAGTAATATTAAAAAAGAGCATCTTAAGCACATAAGTGTTTTCTTTGCAGCAAAATTTAAAATATGAGTATTCTGGTAGTAGGAACGGTAGCTTTTGATGCAATTGAAACGCCTTTTGGTAAAAAAGATAAAGTAATTGGTGGTTCGGCTACTTATATCGGTTTGTCGGCTTCTTATTTTTATAACAAGATAAAATTGGTGTCAGTAATTGGCAGTGATTTTCCAAAAGCAACTATTGCCCAGTTTAATAAAAAAGGTATCAACACTGATGGTGTTCAGGTGATGAAAGGTCAAAAATCATTTTTTTGGTCAGGCCGTTACCATATGGATATGAATACGCGCGATACGCTGGTGACAGATTTAAATGTGCTTGCAGATTTTAATCCTGTATTACCGGAAAGTTCACGTAAACCCGAATTTTTGATGTTAGGTAATATTGAACCATCATTACAAATAAAAGTAATTGAACAATTAAAAGCGCGTCCAAAATTAATTGCTATGGACACCATGAATTTTTGGATGGATATTGCGCGCCCTACATTAGATAAAGTATTAACCATGGTTGATTTATTAATTATCAACGATGAAGAAGCGCGTCAGCTTACCGGCGAATATTCGTTAGTAAAAGCTGCGAAAAAAATTATGAAAAACGGCCCTAAAACGCT
Encoded here:
- a CDS encoding gliding motility-associated C-terminal domain-containing protein, whose amino-acid sequence is MRRISALLTTIFVLQVAQAQIVASEDTSICPGGTAILEVFSAPSYGTSSYTFETYPYAPELYDGTMVPKTGGGGLTDDSYSQAIDLGFSFCFLGNEYTKCYVGSNGWVSFGGPGALTTTYTSATIPSTGVNVPKNCIMGPWQDWHPGLCTPVGSCIKYQTIGTAPNRKFVVSYDNVPMFSCTGLFGKFQIVLNETTNIIENHLTNKPNCPAWAGGTATQGVHSLDGLTAFTAPGRNSTAWTTSNESTRFVPNGIIWYDAAGAIVGYGDSIAVSPTVTTTYTAFLESCSGIDYEEEVTVIVVDPDPSFSYDPFYCTYGTALPVITGDPGGTFTSVPAGLVIDPATGQIDLAASTPGSYSVTYSIGGLCPESATDFFTIITDPDATITYDAASYCPSGTTTPTYIATASGDFTASPAGLVIDPVTGEIDLSTGTIGTTYTITYTVGVICISDYSVNITIDAMDDPTIAYSAPSFCPTGTATPVTIGTPGGTFSVAPAGLTVNPTTGVIDLTTGAVGTLYTITYTTPAGPCNSTGTTTVLIDPLDDPAFGYSAPSYCPTGTMSPAFVTTPGGTFTISPPTMGINAATGMVNLATGDVGTTYTITYTTSAGPCSNSSTETITIDPLDDPAFSYGATEFCNYGTAAITTIATPGGTFTVSPPTLSVNPATGLIDLTTGIPGSLYTITYTTPAGLCSDNSTLVIEILPLTDASFSYDKDTYCATGTVTPDYVLNPGGSFTADPGLSINGTTGAINLAASTPGGPYTVSYTSPGCPETKTFFITVNALPIPTLTIPEVVCLEGDAVLMVGDPTGGTYSGTGVLGDEFDPALAGTPGIYNTTYTYTDYNGCTNTATATIEVIQNSVDAGTDKIIAEYTTTVLNATGGSTFLWEPPAGLSCVDCASPIFDSLLSNTYTVTSWDIYGCVATDDILVTVVPVFLPVIFIPNTFTPNGDNINDYLFAFGTDLESILSMNVYDRWGELVFTTQNLPADNPTTGWDGTLNGEALSQGVYVYMMEVQLKENVRQLVTGNVTLIR
- a CDS encoding sugar kinase translates to MSILVVGTVAFDAIETPFGKKDKVIGGSATYIGLSASYFYNKIKLVSVIGSDFPKATIAQFNKKGINTDGVQVMKGQKSFFWSGRYHMDMNTRDTLVTDLNVLADFNPVLPESSRKPEFLMLGNIEPSLQIKVIEQLKARPKLIAMDTMNFWMDIARPTLDKVLTMVDLLIINDEEARQLTGEYSLVKAAKKIMKNGPKTLVVKKGEHGALLFQGDQVFFAPALPLEEVFDPTGAGDTFAGGFMGYLAKTKNISFTNMKRGIIYGSAMASFCVEKFGPERLLELKKSQVAERVQSFVQLTKFNIKA